The Nicotiana tomentosiformis chromosome 9, ASM39032v3, whole genome shotgun sequence genome contains the following window.
TACTACGCTACCcttttggccataaattttggcCGTTTCTTTTTCAACCCAACTTTAAAAATTCTTCAAACTAAATTTATGTTAAATGCTAGCTACTCCTACTTTATTAGAAAAAGATGTGTCTAAAAGGCAGATGACTAGTCCAAACATGTTAAAACATTTTGCAGTCTACTAATTTGCAGAAAACAACAAAGATAAATAAGAGTATTTTCTGCATTAAGGTTGACCAAAAAGTCTTCTATGTGGGACCATCAAATTGGAAAACCTACCATCTTCCATCAATTCTATAGACAAGACCATATGAGAAATTAAAACAACCAATCCAATGAAAAAAAACCTCATCTACCATTAATGGTCAAAACCAAGACTATAAGAAAAACAACAACATTTTGGGTATATAAACTTCTTAGCTCCATTATATTTTTAACACATCTTTCTCCACAAAACCaaaacaaatcaagaaaatgaGAATCAAGCCTATGTATGGTActttttcacttcttttcttctccaTCTTCCTATTGTATAATCAAAACCTATGTTATGCACAAGATGCACCAAGTACAACAGGCTATAGCtgtaattcaagccaattttatCCATGTCAAACATATGTCTTTTACAGAGCAAGAGGACCAGAATTTCTTGATTTAGCCTCAATTGGTGACCTTTTTTCAGTAAGTAGGCTTATGATTGCAAATCCTAGTAATATTTCTACCTCAAACACAACTCTAGTCAATGACCAATCCCTCTTAGTACCAATCACTTGTTCTTGTAACAACCTCAATACCACTTCTGGTAACATCTCATATGCTGGCCTTAACTATAGTTTCAACTTCGGTGATACTATGTACATGGTCTCAACTGTTAAGTTTCAAAACCTTACAACTTATCAATCTGTTGAGGCTGTTAATCCAGCTGTTGTACCAGAAAATATTGACATAGGTCAAGTCATAGAATTCCCAATTTTTTGCAAGTGTCCAAACAGAACACAAACGCAaccccaaaaccaaaaccaaccaagATATCTTATTAGTTATGTATTTCAACCTTTTGACAATATTTCTTCAATTGCTTCAAGATTTGGAACAACCCCACAATCTATAAGGAAAATTAATGGAAATAATCCCAAGATTTTTGATATCCTTTTCATTCCTCTATCTAAACTTCCTGATATTACACAACCAACAGCTTCAAATGGTCCTGCAGTACAAGAAAATGACAAGAAAGGAACAGTCATAGGATTAGCTATTGGTTTAGGAATTTGTGTGCTGTTACTGATTTTGTTAGCTGGTTTATGGGGTTGTAGAGAGAAATCAGGGAAGAGTAAGAGAAGCTTATATCTTGGATTTGATGAAGGGTGTTAGATTCAAGGGTCTGTGTATAAAGGTATAATTTGCAATCAAGAAAATGAAGTGGAATGCCAGTGAGGAGCTCGAGATCCTCCAAAAGGTAAAATTTTTACTCCAATTCTATACTTTAATTAAGCCTTTGTATTCATCCAAAGAAGACACCAGTAGAAAGTTAGATTTTTCTTAAATATTGTGGAGTTTGGACTTAGTCAGTGCTTACCTCGAATTGTGAACTGTTCTATTGACTATCTCCTACCTTTCATAAAAGGATATTTCCTAATAAGTTTTTGTTTCCGCTATAATTTGAACATTAGCTTCGAAATTTACACCTACTTTATCGACCATTAGAACCACTCGGGGGCTCGTTTGATTTGGAGATAAGTTATGGTGGGACTAGTTATtctgattttattttttattaattatttgatatattgtACTAACTCTGAGA
Protein-coding sequences here:
- the LOC138899603 gene encoding serine/threonine receptor-like kinase NFP, translating into MRIKPMYGTFSLLFFSIFLLYNQNLCYAQDAPSTTGYSCNSSQFYPCQTYVFYRARGPEFLDLASIGDLFSVSRLMIANPSNISTSNTTLVNDQSLLVPITCSCNNLNTTSGNISYAGLNYSFNFGDTMYMVSTVKFQNLTTYQSVEAVNPAVVPENIDIGQVIEFPIFCKCPNRTQTQPQNQNQPRYLISYVFQPFDNISSIASRFGTTPQSIRKINGNNPKIFDILFIPLSKLPDITQPTASNGPAVQENDKKGTVIGLAIGLGICVLLLILLAGLWGCREKSGKSKRSLYLGFDEGC